The Acidimicrobiales bacterium sequence TGGCGGCGGGGGTGGCGGTGGTCATCGCCGCCGTGGCCGTCGTCCCCTCCAGCCCCGTTCCGTGGCTGCTGTCCCGCTCCCCGCTGCGCTTCCTCGGGCGCATCTCCTACGGCATGTACCTGTACCACTGGCCCCTGTTCCTGGTGCTCGACCACGCCCGCACCGGGCTGCTCGGGCCCCGGCTGCTGGTGGTGCGGCTGGCCGCCACCACGGGCGCGTCGGTGGTCTCCTACTACCTGGTCGAGCAGCCGATCCGGCGCGGAGCCCTCCGGCACTGGCGAGCGGCGGCGGCGCTACCGGTGGGAGTGGCGACTGTGGCGGCGGGGACCCTCGTCGCCACGACCCTGCCGGTGGTCAGCGCCGCCGCGGTGCCCCTGGCCGACCGCACCCACGCCACCGTGCCGGCCCGGGCCAGTGGCAGCGTGCGCATCGTCCGGCCGCCCATTCCCGCCGGCGCCCCGGTGAAGGTGATGGTGGTCGGGGACTCGGTGGCCGAGACCCTGGCCTCGGGGCTCACCACCTCCGCCCGCCAGATGGGGATCGACCTCATGAACGACGGGACCCTCGGCTGCGGCGTGGTGCGCGGCGGGCCGTACGAGTACTTCGGCGCGACCCACCCCGACCTGCCGGAATGCGCAACCTGGCCGCAGCGGTGGGCGGGGCTGATCCGCGCCCACGACCCCGACGTGGTGTTCATGGTCGTCGGCCGCTGGGAGGTCATGGACCGGGTGCACGACGGGACGTGGACGCGCGTCGGGGACCCGTCGTTCGACGCCTATCTGCAGAGCGAGCTCGAGACCGCGGTGGACGTGCTCACGGCCCGGGGCGCCACCGTCGCTCTCGCCACGGCGCCGTACTACCTGCGCGGTGAGCGGCCCGACGGGGGCCGCTGGCCGGAGGACGACCCGGCCCGGGTCGACGCCTTCAACCGGCTGATCCGGGCGGTGGCCGCCCACCACCCCCAGTCGGTGGCCATCGTCGACCTCGGGGGGCACACCTCGGCCGGCGGGCGCTACACGCCGTACATCGACGGGATCGAGATGCGCTACGACGGCGTGCACTTCACACCGCTGGCCGACCGGTGGCTGGCGCCCTGGCTGCTGCCGCAGCTGCTGGCCCTGGCTCCGCCCACGGTCGGTGGCCGGGTGATCCCGCCGGTGCCGACGCAGGCCGTGACCCCGACCTACAGCACGCCGACCACCACCTACCACCGCACCTACACCTACCGGCCGACCACGACGACGGTCCGATCCTCGAC is a genomic window containing:
- a CDS encoding acyltransferase family protein, which produces AAGVAVVIAAVAVVPSSPVPWLLSRSPLRFLGRISYGMYLYHWPLFLVLDHARTGLLGPRLLVVRLAATTGASVVSYYLVEQPIRRGALRHWRAAAALPVGVATVAAGTLVATTLPVVSAAAVPLADRTHATVPARASGSVRIVRPPIPAGAPVKVMVVGDSVAETLASGLTTSARQMGIDLMNDGTLGCGVVRGGPYEYFGATHPDLPECATWPQRWAGLIRAHDPDVVFMVVGRWEVMDRVHDGTWTRVGDPSFDAYLQSELETAVDVLTARGATVALATAPYYLRGERPDGGRWPEDDPARVDAFNRLIRAVAAHHPQSVAIVDLGGHTSAGGRYTPYIDGIEMRYDGVHFTPLADRWLAPWLLPQLLALAPPTVGGRVIPPVPTQAVTPTYSTPTTTYHRTYTYRPTTTTVRSSTTSTTGATSTTAPASTTTSTSQDTTSTTAPRETTTTSRHETTTTTRPETTSTTKP